A window of Sebastes umbrosus isolate fSebUmb1 chromosome 3, fSebUmb1.pri, whole genome shotgun sequence contains these coding sequences:
- the fgf8b gene encoding fibroblast growth factor 8b isoform X1, which yields MIQMSLNLSNRIDLIILFFFSFPLLRLLQFTALCFYAQNTVQSPPNFKHHVTEQSRLSDRMSRRLTRTYQLYSRTSGKHVQVLGNKRVNANGDDGAVHAKLEVETDSFGSRVRIKGVKTGYYICMNKRGKLVGKRKGRGKDCIFTEIVLENNYTALQNAKYEGWYMAFTRKGRPRKASKTKQHQREAHFMKRLPRGHLLSERRPFDVLPLRVPAHPLNKRTKHSHHKRSGGR from the exons ATGATACAGATGTCATTGAATTTGAGCAACAGGATAGATcttataatattgtttttcttttctttccccctCCTCAGGTTACTTCAGTTCACGGCGCTTTGCTTTTACGCACAG AACACTGTGCAGTCCCCTCCTAATTTCAAGCACCATGTCACCGAGCAGAGCCGGCTGTCGGACCGGATGAGCCGCAGGTTGACACGAACCTACCAGCTGTACAGCCGCACCAGCGGCAAACACGTGCAGGTCCTCGGCAACAAGAGGGTCAACGCCAACGGAGACGACGGAGCGGTGCACG CCAAACTGGAAGTGGAGACGGACTCTTTTGGAAGTCGCGTTCGCATTAAAGGGGTGAAGACAGGATACTACATATGTATGAACAAGAGGGGGAAGCTGGTCGGCAAG cGGAAAGGACGAGGCAAAGACTGCATCTTCACCGAGATTGTTCTGGAAAACAACTACACGGCGCTGCAGAACGCCAAGTACGAGGGCTGGTACATGGCCTTCACGCGCAAGGGCCGTCCGAGGAAGGCCTCCAAGACCAAGCAGCACCAGAGGGAGGCCCACTTCATGAAGCGCCTACCCAGGGGGCACTTGCTGAGTGAGAGGAGGCCGTTCGATGTCCTCCCTCTCCGTGTCCCCGCGCACCCTTTGAATAAGCGGACTAAACATTCCCATCACAAGCGCTCGGGGGGCCGCTGA
- the dpcd gene encoding protein DPCD, with protein sequence MAVQSWSDTLKASKKTALIHDGKRKIHYLFIDGKEMAEEYDLETDELIVRKWRNKSTLGAQGQWQIEVGEPLAGPVPSSDSEVIKENCSNPVFLRTDKKTSFQWRIRNLPYPKDVFGVTVEPSERCIVIKTSNKKYFKKFSITDLDRSQLPLDNAALSFTHANNTLIVSYKKPKEILTMEQELLKELKKLKGTGEGDVDCKTQ encoded by the exons ATGGCTGTGCAGAGCTGGAGTGATACCCTGAAAGCATCCAAGAAAACAGCTCTGATACACGATG GGAAAAGGAAGATACACTACCTCTTTATAGATGGAAAAGAAATGGCAGAAGAGTACGACTTGGAAACAGATGAGCTCATTG TACGAAAGTGGCGGAATAAAAGCACACTTGGAGCTCAGGGCCAATGGCAGATAGAGGTTGGGGAGCCCCTTGCGGGCCCTGTCCCTTCTTCGGATTCGGAGGTGATCAAGGAGAACTGCTCCAAT CCCGTGTTCTTGCGTACAGACAAAAAGACCAGCTTTCAGTGGAGAATCCGTAACCTTCCCTACCCCAAAGATGTCTTCGGTGTTACTGTTGAGCCATCTGAGAGATGCATCGTCATAAAAACCTCAAACAAAAA GTATTTTAAGAAGTTCAGTATTACTGATTTAGATCGCAGTCAGCTGCCATTGGACAACGCCGCCCTCAGCTTCACACATGCCAACAACACTTTAATTGTCAGC TACAAGAAACCTAAGGAGATCTTAACCATGGAACAGGAGCTACTGAAGGAGCTGAAGAAGCTGAAGGGGACCGGCGAAGGGGACGTCGACTGCAAAACTCAGTGA
- the fgf8b gene encoding fibroblast growth factor 8b isoform X2 codes for MKQYLNYYKMRLRTSRLGYLLLQFTALCFYAQNTVQSPPNFKHHVTEQSRLSDRMSRRLTRTYQLYSRTSGKHVQVLGNKRVNANGDDGAVHAKLEVETDSFGSRVRIKGVKTGYYICMNKRGKLVGKRKGRGKDCIFTEIVLENNYTALQNAKYEGWYMAFTRKGRPRKASKTKQHQREAHFMKRLPRGHLLSERRPFDVLPLRVPAHPLNKRTKHSHHKRSGGR; via the exons ATGAAGCAATATTTGAACTATTACAAGATGAGGCTGAGAACATCGAGGTTAGGTTATCT GTTACTTCAGTTCACGGCGCTTTGCTTTTACGCACAG AACACTGTGCAGTCCCCTCCTAATTTCAAGCACCATGTCACCGAGCAGAGCCGGCTGTCGGACCGGATGAGCCGCAGGTTGACACGAACCTACCAGCTGTACAGCCGCACCAGCGGCAAACACGTGCAGGTCCTCGGCAACAAGAGGGTCAACGCCAACGGAGACGACGGAGCGGTGCACG CCAAACTGGAAGTGGAGACGGACTCTTTTGGAAGTCGCGTTCGCATTAAAGGGGTGAAGACAGGATACTACATATGTATGAACAAGAGGGGGAAGCTGGTCGGCAAG cGGAAAGGACGAGGCAAAGACTGCATCTTCACCGAGATTGTTCTGGAAAACAACTACACGGCGCTGCAGAACGCCAAGTACGAGGGCTGGTACATGGCCTTCACGCGCAAGGGCCGTCCGAGGAAGGCCTCCAAGACCAAGCAGCACCAGAGGGAGGCCCACTTCATGAAGCGCCTACCCAGGGGGCACTTGCTGAGTGAGAGGAGGCCGTTCGATGTCCTCCCTCTCCGTGTCCCCGCGCACCCTTTGAATAAGCGGACTAAACATTCCCATCACAAGCGCTCGGGGGGCCGCTGA